In the genome of Primulina tabacum isolate GXHZ01 chromosome 13, ASM2559414v2, whole genome shotgun sequence, the window tatcataaggggaaaaaaaaagaagaagcccGATTTTCGATAAGACATGTTCAGAAGCTATATTTTGTACCGGCCAGTAGCAATTAGTCCTCCCAAACCCTAAAATCCCTCCCTCCCTTTGTTTCTTCAAAGTAATCATATTTTTGTTTCCATATCTTCAAAGATTTGCCCCTCTctctttctctctctctctctcattttctgcttctttccctttttcacaattcaATTCACAGAAAGAGACTTGAGGACCATATTCAGAAATATATAGCTAACACAACCATCACTTCACTGCTTAGTAAttatagtatatattatattaaatgtaTGTTTACACATCGATCATAGctcaaatttattattaaactACACATCCAACGATGTATTAAACGATCTAATGCGCAGCTTAACTGGAAACGTATCGagattttatatatatcttTTACGAAATATAGGTTTTTTTCCCATAATCGTTCTCCTAATTACAACTATTCATCAAATACGTCGATGCATGAATGTGTTTATATGATATTAATTCGACGATAGATACATCAGTAAAATGTACGCAGAATAAATATGTCTCGACTGCTAATGGTTTAATACCAAATAGTTGTTACTTTCATGTACTTTCTAGTTTTGCTACTTTGTTGatcataaattcaatttctgGGGAACTTATTAATTGAAGGATTTCACGAAATTGGATACCAAATCATACGTGATGGACCACCCTAACCCTAGAAATTTGACgccatttgaaaattttgaaatcgcccttcattcaaaattgCCATAATTAATGTTCTTCCGGTCGAAAATTCTAAGTTGACTGAATTACTGCAGAATACGATCGTATATTTATGTAGTGCATCATTATAGGGAAACGACGTACGAATAAATTTGAGTATCTTGGACAGAAGTAATTATCAATATACATGTGAATGATTTATTAATTAACTACAGAAACCCATGAAGTTGGCCCCATTTATTCATTATTAATTAGCTTCAGAGCgctataaaaacaaaaataaagattCATATTCAAAATATTCGACAGTTAAAAAAAAGTCACATTGGAATATTTGATTCCAGTAATCTATTTAACTATTTCATTATAACTTTATTTTGTTCtcattaatttatttgaaatgaAAAATAACTTTAAATTTTGAGATATTAGAAAATTGAATAGGtgtcttgtgagatggtctcacgaatctctatctatgaaacgggtcaaccctactgatattcataataaaaagtaatatgcttagcataaaaagtaatacttttacatggatgacccaaataagagatacgtctcacaaaatacgacccgcgAGACCgtgtcacacaagtttttgcctagaaAAGTATTGATACTTGGATATCGAGACACTTTCATTTGTAATGAAatcaagtaaaataaaaaaaaggaagATAAATAAAACATTCTTAGAATAacaattgaatttttatttttatttggacCAATGATCAGGCTTTTGGACAAATATACGATCACTAGGACATATCATGGATGAAGTTCATTAAAATATACAAACAAATTGGTTTAGTGGGCCAAAATATTATTGTTTCGATTTAATAGGCTAATtctaatatgttggacttgattaaatgtttaaaacttttaacgGACCAATGCTCTTATAGTGGGCTAGCCCGGTCTGAAGTCTATGCCAGCCCACTAAATATTTTGGGGACCACACTAGACTAGTCTTGTGTGACAAATTTGATCAAAAAAGTGTTGATACGAGTAATCGATTGATCAAATACTTATCTGTCCCAACAACTCAATCACCTCAATAGAGCGAAAGTACGTTATTTTATTCATACAGATTAAACTTGGAGAGGGTAGAAAAGGGGGGGAATGGAAAATTCACCATGACCCTACTCAACGTTAATAAGATTTATTTATGTAGtaagatatatattttattattgaataaCTAATAGTCACATAATTTAATTACGTCAGCAGAGTAGTTAGTAGTTATATTtcaaaatgatatattttactacAGATTTATTTAACAACTCATTATATATAAATGTGAGCAATGATAATATTGCTTTAAAATATAGATTGATAGTAATGATGATTACAGACCATTACAGTCTGAGATTGCAAaagcaaataaaaaatatccaaTCTGATGTTCAATACAATATAACCTCAAAGACTTTGATAAAGTAATAAACTCAGGTTAGTTCTAACTTCGGCTGAATTATTAATTATGACCCATTCTGAGGCCCAACATTACTTTTCATTGGGCTGAATTGTACTTTTCTATCTAGGTTGGGGCTAAGGTATGTTGATACCCCCACTCTGTCCTTTCCCAAGTGAATACACAAAAGATTGCATGTAAGTTTTGTAATCTAATAACGATAACAATAaaaacaacacacacacacacacacacagcgATGGAAGAGATGTAGTTTTATCAGACATTGTCTGGTATAGAAGTCCTACCTTCTAAGTAATGAACAGGTAATCTAACACATGCATAAATGGACCAGTTGAGAACGGCCAACGAACGAACGGAGCTTCTGTTTATTGAGAATTGGGATAGTAGGATACAGGTACATGTGCACAAAAACATAATGCAAAAAGATCCAGCTAATACAAGCCTTGTGTCCAATCAGTAATACCTCTTTAACAGTTAATGCATCAAAATAACAAATTAAACTCATCTGATAAGCACTTCTCCACATGCGGGCAAGGTTTGTGAGTAGAGCTGCAGAAGAAAAGCACAGCTCTATCAACGGTCGAACTATATGTCGGAAGCATTGAGAGCCATGACCTTGCACTGTTCATTCATGGCCACGAGTTGGGCCTCTTTTTTGTCAAGTAGAGCACTCAGTCTCACGTTCTCTTCCATCAGCTTCTGAACTTCGGATTCCTTCTGACTCTTCTCGTTTTCCAACTGGAGTGTCTTCGCAACAAGCCtggttgaataaaaaaataaaaaacggtTAATTTCAGCGACAAGAAACTGCTTTAATCCTATTGGCCGACAGTGATCTTCACCAGACTAGGAGCATTATCAACTCATGAGAAGAGAAACTTCTTAAAAGATGGAATGATAATTATGGTCATTGCTTTGATGTTGAAAAAAGGTTTGCAAGAAAACAAGATTGGAAAAAGAGAGAAGCTCAAACCAATCTAATTTTAACGTTTTAAGAAAAACTTAACAGTTCGTGGATGACTGAATTTATCAACAATTTTACAGCCTCCAATTCCAGTCGAGACATGCCATAAATATTATTCTGTATAGGGTTCGGCTTCAGTAAGTTTTTCCCATCAGAAAGGGTAACAATATAGTCTATTCTGAGGTCTATAATTACAATAGAAAATCAATGTGGAAAAAAATTGTTTGAAACATGAGTACATGATTAGTATTGGTATTATGAAGTTCCACGGCTAAAGAAAATAAAGTATGAAGAAGAAAGCGAACCATGAATAACATCTGACAAGAATTGAAAGCaagaaaaatattgaaattaccTAGAACAGACTAACCTTTCAAAATGCTTTTCAATTGTCTGAAATTGTTTCTCTGATGAAATAAGTGTCTCCCTTACATTAATCAAAGTACTGACATAGGATTTAAGAGACTGAAAGTCTTGCTTAACACGACAAAGCTCCTGCTCATTTTCGGCAGCTCTCTGCCTTTGTCTAGAAGTCTCCTCAACCAAATCTTCAaccctctgtctcatatcattCAGAATACAGTTCGTTCCAAGAGCAAACTGCTCCATTTCCTCTAATTTTAAAGACATGTTCTCAATTTGGACACCTTTCTTTTTTATCTCCTCCATCCCTTCTGTTACCTTTTCCTTCTCAACTGCAGTTTCAGATTCTGCCAAAATAACTCTCTTGACAAGTCCTTCCATTACATTAGCAACCATTTGTACACTTCTAAGTAATTCATTGATATAGACCAAGTCATCTTCATCAAGAGAACCCTTCTGAAAACTAAGGGCAGTCCATGTATCCTCGTCTGTATTATGGAAAGAAGAAACATCTATATTCCTAGACCAGCCAGCCAGGGGTACACAATTTTTATCAACAAGGCCCACACCTTCTAATTGCTTGATACCACAAGAAGTATAAGCCAAATGAGGAACCGCGATGATTCTCGCTTTTGATTTCAAGTAAGTCAATAATGTCGCAAACGTTTTGACTCTATGCCAAAGAACATTTAATTCTTGCTTTGCATCTTCGTCGGATCCTTGTATACCAGCCTTCACCTCAGTAATCTCCTCTTGCAAGGCATCCACTTGCGACTTACTTCTTTTCATCTCCTGATTCCAGTTAATGTGAATTTCATTTAACTGTGATTTCAAAGCTGACACATCAATATCTTCTTCTGCTGCCATTACCTTTCCTATAacatttaagaaattttaaaaaacttacAAAAGTAAAATGAGGCAAATCAGATAAATTCAGTAGGGTGTAACTAGGAGTCCGCAACAAGAATTTCAATAAATATATTTCGCAAAAACCATCGGCAGGGACTAAAAAAACTTCAAGGCTAACCCTTCTATGCAATCACATTAAGGGGGGAAACGATTCCACAAACATTTCAGTACTTTGGCTAGAAATCAGTGGATTTCATGACTTAGTAGAGATGAGAGTTAATGTAAAACAAAAAATCTAAATAAATGGAAACTTAGTAGCCAATTCCCCACCAATTGACAACTAGATCATGCAGCAAAAGGGTCTGAAGTGTTCATTCCCTGTTTATAAAAAAAGCTTCACCTCAAGGCACAAACAAGCACCTATCTGTCACTTCAAGGTCACAAGAAATTCAAGAATATATGAAAACAGCAAAAACTTTTTGTCATATAGTGTGCACCGGCCTATGAATGTACTGTGGGCAGTAACAAGATGATTATCTCCAAGAAACAAAAAAACGCGTATTAAGATGCTAAAAAAATTGAGAGACCTATGTTCatggtttcaaaatatttacataaaatatCAGAACAAAAGCTTCATCCAAAGTAATGGTGCAACAATTCACAACCATCAGTTTTTATATTCTTGAAAATGAAATGATTCCAATTCTATAAACCACATTAGGAAGAAAAAACAAAGACTCGCACGAGGGCCGTATCTTCTCCAGAATGCAACAAAGCAAACGATTGGCCATTCATTAATTATCTTTGGATGTATCATTATAGGCTAAGCAAACAGTCTGTTTATTCAAGATCTCCTCAAACTCTAGAGAATGAACATCACACCAGAACTGATAGCGAATTTATTCATCTGTAAGTTAGCTATTACTTGCTTAAGCCATAACAGTTAGCAACCTAGCACATCCAATTTATATAACAATATCGTCTACAAAATGTAATTTTCCATTACCAGTATAATTCTTTATTTTTCACTAATCACTTGTTTGCGGCATTGGCATTTCATCCTCCCTGTACCCTCCAGTTACAGCCTATCCTAGAGATATTTCAGCACTTCTTAAAAGGCCCAACATCCAACATCAGTGTATAAAATTTTAACAACGTATTTTTACTTGCTGAAATGTTATAAAGTCATAGCACAGTCAAGAGGGAGAGACAACAATATATCTGCCAGAGTAATACAAATCCTAAAAACAGTAGCAGCTAGCAAGTTATACTGAGTTCAATAAATAAAGTTCGCCGTCAAAATATCATCCTATCCCTTATCTCGCTTTCATGCATATCTAACAAATCCACCAAGAAATCTCCACAGTTAACCAACAAACAACGTAAAGTAAAATTAGTAGTAGGATCCGTCAACATCTGACATTTCAACACATTTGGCAACCATCAGatgattataaaaaaattaacaaattcAAACAGAAGGCAAGCACTAATCGTCCGTGTGCCTGCTTCTTGCGGCCTCGATTcatgattaattaattcaataacaTATAAATCAAAGCTACAAGAAATAGATTAAATACCTTGTTAATTTTCTggaaaatttgagatttaccgATGCGAAATTCCGGAGGACAATGAAAGTTGGGTATGAGAGCTACGACAATGTTCGAATCCGAATCATTGAACTTGAAGACGGGGATTCTGGATTGAA includes:
- the LOC142522805 gene encoding uncharacterized protein LOC142522805 isoform X1, which produces MAAEEDIDVSALKSQLNEIHINWNQEMKRSKSQVDALQEEITEVKAGIQGSDEDAKQELNVLWHRVKTFATLLTYLKSKARIIAVPHLAYTSCGIKQLEGVGLVDKNCVPLAGWSRNIDVSSFHNTDEDTWTALSFQKGSLDEDDLVYINELLRSVQMVANVMEGLVKRVILAESETAVEKEKVTEGMEEIKKKGVQIENMSLKLEEMEQFALGTNCILNDMRQRVEDLVEETSRQRQRAAENEQELCRVKQDFQSLKSYVSTLINVRETLISSEKQFQTIEKHFERLVAKTLQLENEKSQKESEVQKLMEENVRLSALLDKKEAQLVAMNEQCKVMALNASDI
- the LOC142522805 gene encoding uncharacterized protein LOC142522805 isoform X2, with the protein product MKRSKSQVDALQEEITEVKAGIQGSDEDAKQELNVLWHRVKTFATLLTYLKSKARIIAVPHLAYTSCGIKQLEGVGLVDKNCVPLAGWSRNIDVSSFHNTDEDTWTALSFQKGSLDEDDLVYINELLRSVQMVANVMEGLVKRVILAESETAVEKEKVTEGMEEIKKKGVQIENMSLKLEEMEQFALGTNCILNDMRQRVEDLVEETSRQRQRAAENEQELCRVKQDFQSLKSYVSTLINVRETLISSEKQFQTIEKHFERLVAKTLQLENEKSQKESEVQKLMEENVRLSALLDKKEAQLVAMNEQCKVMALNASDI